Proteins from a genomic interval of Vicia villosa cultivar HV-30 ecotype Madison, WI unplaced genomic scaffold, Vvil1.0 ctg.000287F_1_1, whole genome shotgun sequence:
- the LOC131626433 gene encoding histone-lysine N-methyltransferase ASHH2-like isoform X1, which translates to MGSCGEPAVVGDPVGLSVIEQQPLNSGFPESCSEDPCNVLDLDGMADGFVGEGHVGCSGSFVDVTTEGSGDGLRNECEIDDLLQLEMGAEDGCRNSLGVCSEDIDVSEFISDGLLHSEGNFQEEGKVDLPNDLQKDCGEQGEQKDEKSVVLPLPGDVSEVVEDKNDSADLIARAVNCVLGAGHSDVSLESDFMRDWLVDCIQKDEPEGLMRNAESLPKVEENCDYDGLDGMEANSCWQISSSLDVEVPSGALFVDTKLESTSDKLHDQKNGVDCDSACEEKIRATVDKEITDDSRVQSLPSPDFHRTSRTSPVDDSLCQPTSLDPGNELKNDVLQIEDNFCILKDSSADGTGNSTIRKSFCPESGQSSSVLITSSSPKDVPELLSKGNDVSIKDTCAEDNPGQTNNDGQEAVEVDYITESILLPSQSNSQTTKFGRNTQTRKASRKSTNKASVTHPSGGMELNLEAARKKRSCLSKPARSSAWGLLGNVEQFFQYENELDVSEAMCQNVGKARNNCQGGKTTKNGTSSSSLNSVPKDNVSTSTTRFRLKIKYGKENDLTGSASYKGPDSGSQKVTSKSADKLSVVLALNSLEPFRKDPDKDCVVLNGHTVNSQLENAKITEKSEGDVEEPCHAVPPERVVEALVKPINNSAIDPGTSPDSEVIDSIPEVQAGERHEDVHLYVLGSSNELNSNLDVTFRKRGKKKDNLIGSGNCITEDGSHGQPGNNGAMHSKNHRHKNCSDVVSSLELSTSTELSKSIKSKELAAKSLPLSGETVLGGSAKGLKVQSHVTVKTVGKTSGDQEVSEFKGSEDLPSSTRPLGRKLPKSLEPTSKFSKAKTNASDSTSRKKTTTRRKEKQKEPVKKSEVKGKGLSLKVTREVEDCPHPADVDGNHKLDAVVKINPSDNRVSVNADIMPGSGLGEQPQSPRNAWVSCDDCHKWRRIPALLADRIDETNCTWTCKDSGDKAFADCAIPQEKSNAEINAELGLSYASGEEDVRDDSKNYKELESRLPMVSQGSSFTHISTNEFLHRNPKTHTLDEVMVCHCEPPPEGKLGCGDECLNRILNIECVEGTCPCGDRCSNQQFQKRKYSRLKWFKCGKKGYGLKALERVPKGHFIIEYVGEVLDNHAYEERQREYALKGHRHFYFMTLNGSEVIDASAKGNLGRFINHSCDPNCQTEKWVVNGEICIGLFALRHIKQDEELTFDYNYVRVSGAAAKKCYCGSPKCRGYIGGGDSLKDELIVQGDSDDEFPEPLMLTENGEVEDCTRMPKYYDNVDTESSRRSFTDMDVLDKSATAIDADGSPEKDSSMNHASAVSLLHSSVEVEDSKGSLPSSDRIEEISQQMEDTTSKPMPAVSKVLSNSTDSRESKSEMVEGGNGFSQTHLPVKTPQRSASGKKAKVIANAANALTAEVAANRLPVSSIKHKKVVEGSSNARFEAVQGKLNELLDGNGGISKRKDATKGYLKLLLLTVASGDRINGEAIQSNRDLSMILDALLKTKSRAVLNDVISKNGLQMLHKILKQYRQDFKKIPILRKLLKVLEYLAAGKVLTPEHIKSGPPCRGMESFRESMLSLTEHDDKQVHQIARSFRDRWIPRHSRKRGYMDRDDNRESHRDFNCNRFSVSHNHRQEQRVRPKEAIDCGQQSKPVTTSTSVDAGAQESCSTLSLDGVEIKGEKKRKRKSRWDQPAEPNSYSDAVIGSTNESLNEEIPPGFSCPIRSLNSALNSGGPVLPNASHPGWPSSLVTGQPKQKFNSRLPVSYGMPWYVAQQYGTPHAEIKGGWVTAPGVPFNPFPPLPPHPRDIKDCQPSNTDGMEVDQPAEVKQRETDGLVNCCSESDDTTPSTTGAKFEDTNLECNNDKHDPKRLKGDSNGLGKNDFRQQKWNNSKIHRTWFKRNAGKCNGNNSSGDVCSVDVGDVLKESKVNSYSKDANCRDETGGK; encoded by the exons ATGGGCTCATGTGGTGAACCTGCAGTTGTTGGTGATCCTGTTGGTTTGTCTGTAATTGAGCAGCAGCCTTTGAACTCGGGGTTTCCGGAGTCGTGTTCGGAAGATCCTTGTAATGTTTTAGACCTTGATGGTATGGCGGATGGTTTTGTCGGAGAGGGGCATGTGGGTTGTTCTGGAAGCTTTGTTGATGTTACTACTGAGGGGTCTGGAGATGGTTTGAGGAATGAATGTGAGATTGATGATTTGTTACAGTTGGAGATGGGTGCTGAAGATGGTTGTCGGAATAGTTTGGGGGTTTGTTCCGAGGATATTGACGTTTCCGAATTTATAAGTGATGGACTGCTGCACTCGGAGGGAAATTTTCAAGAGGAAGGTAAGGTTGACCTGCCAAATGATTTGCAGAAGGATTGTGGTGAACAGGGTGAGCAGAAGGATGAGAAGAGCGTTGTTTTACCATTGCCAGGAGATGTTTCGGAAGTTGTGGAGGATAAAAACGACAGTGCTGATTTGATAGCAAGGGCTGTTAACTGTGTGCTTGGTGCTGGGCATTCTGACGTTTCCCTTGAGTCGGATTTCATGAGAGATTGGCTAGTTGATTGCATCCAAAAAGATGAGCCAGAGGGGCTTATGAGAAATGCAGAGAGCTTGCCGAAGGTTGAAGAAAATTGTGATTATGATGGTTTAGATGGGATGGAAGCCAATTCTTGCTGGCAGATATCTTCTTCGTTGGATGTGGAAGTGCCGTCAGGTGCTTTATTTGTAGACACAAAACTAGAAAGCACAAGTGATAAGCTGCACGATCAAAAAAATGGCGTGGATTGTGACAGTGCTTGCGAAGAAAAGATAAGAGCCACTGTTGATAAAGAAATCACTGATGATTCACGTGTACAATCATTGCCGTCACCAGATTTTCATAGGACCTCGAGGACTTCACCTGTAGATGATTCACTATGTCAGCCTACCTCGCTGGATCCAGGGAATGAATTGAAGAATGACGTATTGCAAATAGAAGATAATTTCTGTATATTGAAGGATAGTTCTGCAGATGGAACTGGTAACTCTACCATTAGAAAATCATTTTGTCCAGAATCAGGCCAGTCCTCTTCTGTTTTAATCACCAGTAGCTCTCCAAAGGATGTGCCAGAGCTTCTATCCAAGGGTAACGATGTTTCCATTAAGGATACTTGTGCTGAAGACAATCCTGGACAGACAAATAATGATGGACAAGAAGCTGTTGAAGTTGATTATATTACTGAAAGCATATTGTTACCTTCTCAAAGTAACAGTCAAACAACCAAATTTGGTCGTAATACACAAACCAGAAAGGCTTCTAGAAAATCCACAAACAAAGCCAGTGTAACACATCCAAGCGGGGGCATGGAGTTAAATTTAGAGGCTGCTAGGAAGAAAagaagttgtttatccaaaccaGCTAGGTCTTCTGCCTGGGGATTGCTGGGGAATGTTGAACAGTTTTTTCAGTATGAAAATGAGCTTGATGTTAGTGAAGCTATGTGCCAGAATGTTGGAAAGGCTAGAAACAACTGTCAAGGTGGGAAAACAACTAAGAATGGTACAAGTTCTAGCTCATTAAATTCAGTTCCAAAGGATAATGTTTCAACTTCAACTACTCGTTTTCGTCTGAAGATCAAGTATggaaaagaaaatgatttaacGGGTTCTGCTTCCTACAAGGGGCCTGATTCAGGTTCTCAGAAAGTAACCAGCAAATCTGCTGATAAACTTTCCGTAGTGTTGGCTTTAAACAGTTTAGAGCCATTCAGAAAAGACCCAGACAAGGATTGTGTGGTTCTAAATGGACACACTGTAAATAGCCAGTTAGAAAATGCTAAAATAACAGAAAAATCAGAAGGGGATGTAGAGGAACCATGTCACGCAGTTCCTCCAGAGAGAGTGGTTGAGGCATTAGTTAAGCCAATTAATAATTCAGCCATAGATCCCGGAACATCACCTGATTCAGAAGTTATTGATTCAATTCCTGAAGTCCAGGCTGGAGAAAGACATGAAGATGTACATCTTTATGTGTTAGGTTCTTCTAATGAGTTAAATTCTAATTTGGATGTTACCTTCCGGAAGAGAGGGAAGAAGAAAGACAACCTTATTGGTTCAGGCAATTGTATCACTGAGGATGGATCGCATGGTCAACCAGGTAATAATGGAGCTATGCATTCAAAAAATCATAGGCATAAGAACTGTAGTGATGTGGTTAGCTCTCTAGAATTGTCTACTTCCACTGAGCTAAGCAAATCTATAAAGAGTAAAGAATTGGCTGCAAAATCATTGCCCCTCTCGGGAGAGACTGTACTCGGAGGTTCTGCCAAGGGTTTGAAAGTTCAAAGTCACGTGACAGTCAAGACAGTTGGCAAAACATCTGGTGATCAAGAAGTTTCTGAATTCAAGGGTTCTGAGGATTTGCCATCTTCTACAAGACCTTTGGGTCGTAAACTACCTAAAAGTCTTGAACCTACTAGTAAATTTAGCAAGGCCAAAACCAACGCTTCTGACTCGACAAGCAGGAAAAAGACTACTACTAGACGCAAGGAGAAACAGAAAGAGCCAGTTAAAAAAAGTGAAGTCAAGGGAAAGGGCCTCTCTCTCAAAGTTACACGTGAAGTGGAAGATTGCCCTCATCCAG CAGATGTAGATGGGAATCATAAGTTGGACGCCGTTGTAAAAATCAATCCCAGTGACAACAGAGTATCAGTCAATGCAGACATCATGCCTGGTTCGGGTTTGGGAGAACAACCTCAGTCACCGCGTAATGCATGGGTGAGTTGTGATGATTGCCATAAGTGGCGGCGGATTCCAGCTCTGCTTGCAGACCGGATTGATGAAACTAACTGCACCTG GACTTGCAAGGACAGTGGTGATAAAGCGTTTGCTGATTGTGCTATTCCTCAAGAAAAATCAAATGCAGAGATTAATGCAGAATTAGGATTATCATATGCATCTGGTGAAGAAGACGTACGAGACGACTCCAAAAATTATAAGGAATTGGAATCTCGACTACCAATGG TTTCCCAAGGGTCGTCTTTCACCCACATTTCCACCAACGAGTTTCTGCACCGCAATCCGAAAACTCATACTCTTGACGAG GTAATGGTTTGCCATTGCGAGCCACCTCCAGAAGGCAAGTTGGGATGTGGGGATGAATGTCTAAACCGGATACTTAACATTGAATGTGTGGAAGGAACTTGCCCATGTGGGGACCGTTGTTCTAATCAGCAG TTCCAAAAGCGCAAGTATTCCAGACTGAAGTGGTTTAAATGTGGGAAAAAAGGTTATGGACTGAAGGCACTTGAGCGGGTACCGAAAGGCCACTTTATTATTGAATACGTTGGAGAG GTCCTTGATAATCATGCATATGAGGAGCGTCAAAGAGAGTATGCTTTGAAGGGTCATAGACATTTCTATTTTATGACCTTGAACGGCAGTGAG GTGATAGATGCAAGTGCAAAAGGAAATTTGGGGCGTTTCATTAATCATAGTTGTGATCCTAACTGTCAGACAGAAAAA TGGGTGGTTAATGGGGAAATCTGTATTGGATTGTTTGCATTGCGGCATATCAAGCAG GATGAAGAATTGACGTTTGATTACAACTATGTAAGGGTTTCTGGTGCTGCTGCTAAAAAATGTTATTGTGGCTCACCTAAATGTCGAGGTTATATAGGTGGTGGTGATTCACTTAAAGATGAGCTTATAGTTCAAGGTGATTCAGATGATGAGTTTCCTGAACCATTGATGCTCACTGAAAATGGTGAAGTTGAGGACTGCACACGTATGCCCAAGTACTATGATAATGTCGATACAGAATCTTCTAGGCGTTCATTTACAGACATGGATGTATTGGACAAGTCTGCAACTGCTATAGATGCAGATGGTTCTCCAGAGAAAGATAGTTCTATGAACCATGCCTCTGCTGTTTCCCTGTTGCACAGTTCGGTTGAAGTGGAAGACTCAAAAGGCAGTTTACCATCTTCTGATCGAATAGAAGAAATTTCCCAACAAATGGAGGATACAACAAGCAAACCCATGCCAGCTGTCAGCAAAGTATTGTCGAATTCTACTGATAGTAGAGAATCAAAGTCTGAAATGGTTGAAGGCGGAAATGGTTTTTCACAAACACATCTGCCTGTGAAAACTCCTCAAAGAAGTGCTTCTGGTAAAAAGGCTAAAGTCATTGCTAATGCTGCAAATGCCCTTACAGCTGAGGTGGCAGCCAATCGATTGCCAGTGTCATCTATCAAACACAAAAAAGTAGTCGAAGGTTCTTCCAATGCACGGTTTGAAGCAG TTCAGGGGAAACTTAATGAGTTGCTGGATGGAAATGGGGGAATAAGCAAAAGAAAA GATGCCACCAAAGGCTACTTGAAACTATTGCTTCTCACCGTGGCTTCAGGTGATAGAATTAATGGTGAAGCAATTCAGAG CAATCGAGATCTTTCCATGATCCTTGACGCTCTTCTGAAAACAAAATCTAGAGCCGTGCTGAATGATGTAATTAGTAAAAATG GTTTACAGATGTTGCATAAGATCTTGAAGCAGTACAGGCAAGACTTTAAAAAAATTCCAATACTCCGAAAGCTTCTTAAG GTCTTAGAGTACCTGGCAGCAGGCAAGGTTTTGACACCGGAACATATCAAGAGTGGCCCTCCTTGTCGTGGAATGGAGAG TTTTAGGGAATCAATGCTGTCTCTGACAGAGCACGATGACAAACAG GTTCATCAAATTGCTCGAAGCTTCCGAGACAGATGGATTCCAAGACATAGCAGAAAACGTGGCTATATGGACAGGGATGATAATAGGGAATCTCACAGAGATTTCAACTGTAACAGATTTTCAGTATCTCATAATCATAGGCAAGAACAGCGAGTAAGACCTAAGGAAGCAATTGATTGTGGTCAGCAGTCAAAGCCTGTGACAACTTCAACTTCAGTAGATGCTGGTGCCCAGGAGAGTTGTTCTACACTGTCTTTGGATGGAGTTGAGATCAAGGGGGAGAAGAAACGCAAGCGCAAGAGCCGATGGGATCAACCGGCCGAACCAAATTCATATTCTGATGCTGTTATTGGCTCTACCAATGAAAGCCTCAATGAAGAAATTCCACCAGGGTTTTCATGTCCAATACGGTCATTAAACAGTGCACTAAACTCTGGTGGTCCTGTTTTGCCAAATGCAAGTCATCCTGGATGGCCCTCTAGTTTGGTTACTGGTCAGCCAAAACAGAAATTTAATTCTCGTTTGCCTGTCTCATATGGAATGCCATGGTATGTTGCCCAGCAATATGGAACTCCTCATGCTGAAATCAAAGGGGGTTGGGTCACTGCTCCTGGTGTGCCTTTCAACCCATTTCCTCCATTACCCCCACATCCTCGGGATATCAAAGACTGTCAGCCTTCTAATACTGATGGCATGGAAGTTGATCAACCTGCTGAAGTTAAGCAACGGGAAACCGATGGTCTGGTTAATTGTTGCTCAGAATCAGATGATACGACTCCCAGCACAACTGGTGCTAAGTTTGAAGACACAAACCTTGAATGCAATAATGATAAACACGACCCCAAGCGATTGAAGGGTGACTCCAATGGTTTGGGAAAGAATGATTTTAGACAGCAAAAATGGAACAATTCAAAAATACATCGAACATGGTtcaagaggaatgcaggaaaatgTAATGGGAACAACTCTAGTGGTGATGTGTGCAGTGTAGATGTAGGAGATGTATTAAAAGAATCAAAAGTTAATAGTTATTCGAAGGATGCAAACTGTAGAGATGAGACAGGTGGGaaataa